GTATCCTTCCCGGGTTGTGGCTCTGCCTGATCATCACCGCGTTTGTCATCGCCCCGGTCAGCGTGGCGATTCAGGGCGGTCCAGCCGCCAAGCTGCTGCTATCCCGCGCACCACTCGAGTACGTTCTAAAAAATTGCGCAGTGCTGATGGCTCAACTCGATGTCGGCGGGACACCGCGCGGGGTTTTATTTGCAGGCAACTGGAACGGTTCTCTCTGGACCCTGATATTTGAGGTGTTGTGCTACATCGCGGTTGCTGTTCTGGGCCTAGTTGGGCTCCTCAATCGTCGCTGGTTCATCCCTGCCGCCTTGGCGTTGATGCTCTTCTGGTCGACCCGGCTGCCACCGTGGTACCTCTTCGCTGAAAACCCAGCAGCCCCGCAGCAGCATGTCGACGCTGCAAAATCCTTAGCGGTAGCGGAGGCGTCTGCAGCTCGGCTATTCACCATGTTTTTCGCCGGCGCGCTTCTTTACCAGTTCAGAAACGTCATTCCTGCTCGATGGTCACTCGTCGCAGTATGCTTTGCCGTCGTCATCGCGGCCTCTGCGCTGCCTAATTACCGGCTGATCGGTGCGATTCCACTGGCTTACGCGATCATCGTTTCAGGGACGCTCATCCGCCACAAGCGCTTGAGACTACGGACAGACTTCTCCTACGGCGTATACATTTACGCCTTCCCGGTTCAGCAGTTGCTGATAATTGGAGGGCTCGGCACTGTGAATCCGATTGTGTTTGCAATCATCGCAGCCATCGCCACCTTCCCGCTGGCGGCACTTAGCTGGTTCCTAGTCGAGAAGCCCGCATTGTCTCTAAAAGCGCGCCTAAAACAGAAAAGTATTGCCAAGTCGGCCGAGCGTGGACCGACACAGCCGGTTCCAGGCCCAGACCAGCCGGAACTCGCTGAACCACATCACCCTGGTCAATAATTTTTGCAGCGATCCAGCACGGCGCTGCGATTTCCCGCTAGCCCCTTGGAGGCATGGTGGTTGAAGAGCGCTGGGATGTCGTGGGGTCGGCGCCTAGGCTTCGACGAGACGGCGCGACAACGCGGATCGGCTAGGTCCCGCAGCGGTGACGATCACAAACGACCGCCCAAGACTTTTTGGATTTCAGTCCAATAGCGCCGGATATTCGGTTATGTTGCAGCGCGGCTTAGCCCGAAGCACTCCCACTTTCATTCCGAACGTAGGGAAAGTGAAAGGTCGCGCGATGAGATTCGTGCTAGCAAGCTGGGGGAGCCGCGGCGATATCGAGCCCTTCGTCGTAGTAGGCCGTGAATTGGAGCGCCGCGGACATGACGTGCGCATGACCGTCCCCCCTGATCAAGTTGGTTTCGCTGAGGCGGCTGGACTTACGGCGGTGCCCGGCGGGCTGAAAATTAAAGAGTGGCTGGATGTGCACGCGGACTTCTGGACCTGCTTGTTACGCACGCCGTGGAAGTTCTGGGAGCTCAACCGCTTGTGGCGCGAAGTTGGGGAACTTATCAGCCGGTGCTGGAAGCAGATGAGCGCACCGCTGATGTCGCTGGCTGACGGAGCCGACTTGCTGTTCACCAACGTGGGTTTCGAGCAACCCGCTATCAATATCGCCGAGTATTACGGCATTCCGTTGGCTACATTGCATTACCGCCCGATACGGGTCAACGGTCAGATGGTTCCAATCCTGCCGTCCTCGTTGGCGCGCTTCGCCATGACGGTGGATGAGTGGCTGTCCTGGCGCTGGGCCAAGAAGGTCGACAACGCGCAGCGTCGGGAACTACGGCTGCCGAAATCCGCTGGTCCCCCGTCGCGGCGCATCGCTGAGCGCGGGTGGCTGGAAATTCAGGCCTACGACGAGGTTTGCGTTCCCGGACTGGCCGCCGAGTGGGCAAAATTTGACGGTCGGCGGCCCTTTGTCGGCGCACTGACGATGGAGTCGCCAACAGAGGCCGACGACGAAGTCGCGTCATGGATCGCCTCTGGCCTGCCGCCGATTTATTTCGGGTTTGGCAGCATGCCGGTCGAGTCTGCCGCCGGCACGCTGGCCATGATCAGCAAACGCCTGCGCGCAGCTAGGGCAGCGGGCGTTGGTGTGCGCCGGCTGGAGCGATTTCAGTCACGTCCCCCCATCCCCGACCACGTCAAGGTGGTGGCTGCGGTGAACTTCGCGGCGGTCTTTCCCGCCTGCCGCGCAATCGTGCACCACGGCGGTGCCGGCACGCTCGCCGCAGCCATGCGTGCCGGAGTCCCCCAGTTGATCCTGGCGATGATGGCAGATCATTTGATGTGGGCGGCTCAGCTCAAACGACTGAAAGTCGGGTCTGGCCAGCGGTTTTCGGCTACGACGGAGAAATCACTGGTCGCAGACCTCCGCCGCGTCCTGGCCCCGCAATATTCCGCCCGGGCCCGAGAGATCGCCACCCGGATGAGTAAACCCGCCGAGAGTGTTGCGGCCACCGCAGACCTTGTCGAGCGGTTGGCCGTCTCGCGTCGGGTTGGCTGATCAACGACAAAGTGACTGACGTCCCGTCGATACGCCGGCACGTGAGCAGTAGCAAGGCGGTGCCACAGCGCCGAGTCAGGGTCAACACGTTCGGCTGATGCGCATCTGGTTACTCTGGCCGATGACTGGGAGGTGAGCGGGTGGGTGTGGTCGTCGATGGACGCGCGGTTGATCGGACGAACCTTCATCGTGTCTGGAAAGTAGTTCTCGTCGGCATCGCAGTCATCGTGGCCATCGCCTGCTGCTTCGTTCCGGTCATCGCCGTCGCACTCGGTTTATTTGTAGTGTTGCTGCTATGCGCACGCTTGGTTTATCCGCGTCGTGACCGCTACATTCCCAACTTATACGCCCGCGACATCGACACCTACGATCCCGAATATCGTGCGTTTATCAGGGGCACCATCTCAAATCTCCGGCGACACCGTATCCGAAGTCACACCCTATTGTGGGAAGCAGCACAGCTGCCCGCAGCGAGCATTGATAATGCTCAGGAATTATTGCTCGATCTAGGAGTCTGGATCGGCTGGTCGACAAGGCTCATATCTGACGTTTGCGGCCGCACGGTATACGGCTTCGACACGTTTTCCGGACTGGTAGAAGACTGGGAACTCGAAGACCTAACCGTCCTCAAGCGGGGATCTTTTTCGCTGTCACAACCGCTCGCACAACGTTTTGTCCGAGATACCGGCGTGACGTTGCACGACGGCGTGCCGGACGCGCTCGGCCGTAACGTCGAGTTCATAAAAGGCAGCACCTATGACACGTTGGCGCCATTTCTAGCCGAACGGCCCGGTGCTCCGATCCGGCTTTTCCACATGGATTTGGATACATATGAAAGTTGCCTGCACGCGCTAGAAACCTGTAAGGATCGATTCGTCGAAGGATCCATCCTGGTCTTTGACGAGTACCTCGTCACCAGCAGCGAAATGCGCGCGTTCTACGAGTTTCAGCGCCGCTACCAGCTAGAATGGCGCTATCGCGCTTGGGGCCTCGAGATCATGGAAATGAATATCGAGATGATTCCTGGACGCTGGAAGCGCTTGTGGTATTACTTCACGGCCATTGCATTCTATTGGTTGCTTGCAGACGGTCGCTATGTATGGATGCCCTTCAGCAAGCGTTTCTGGAGATTCTGGCTCGGCGCGCCTTTAAGCGACATCGTCTTCATGCTGGGCGCTGCCGGCCAGCGGAAGTCGGTCAGCCTGGAGATTACCGGCCTAGGGAAACTCGAACGGGAACGCGATCGCATCTAGGACCGAGTAGCGCCCTCGGACTGCTGCGTCAGGCCTTGCCCGGGCCGGCCCCGAACGGACCCACGATGACGGAGCGATCGGCGCAGGCTGAGACCTTGGGTCGATGCGGGTTGAGGCGCAGTAGCCGCCGAGGTTGCGCTCGGCCGCGGAAATATGAGGCGCTACAAAAGTATTGTCACTCTGCGCTGGCTTGCCTGAAGGCCACCAACAAAGCCGTTGCTGCAGGGCACAGCGGCAACATCGGCGCCGAACCCCATAACTTGCACCAATAGCCCAGCTGTGTCATGGCTCACACACCGTAACTTTTTCCAAAGCCAGGACCGAAGTTATTGGACAACAGTAAGGTTTGACAAGTTCCACGCGTGTCAAGTAGACGGTCTGGGGGAACCAGTGGGCATCAATCCGTTCGACGACGACAACGGTAACTTTCTCGTCTTGCTCAACGACGAGGAGCAACACAGCCTGTGGCCGTTCGCTGATGTTTCAGCTGGCTGGCGAGTGGTGTACGGCGAAGCAGGCCGTGCTGCATGTCTGCACTACGTCGAACAGAATTGGACGGATATACGGCCGAAGAGTCTGCGTGAGAGGCTGGCAGGGAGCCGGGGTATCGATAACTAACAACCGGTTACCGAAAACTAAACCGTCCGGGTTCTGGGAGTTCAATGGAGCTTGACGAGAACGCGCATCCGCTGACACGCGGACAGTTGGATATATGGCTTGCGCAGGAGGCCGGTCGCTTCGATCCTGACTGGCACATCGTCGCGTTCGCCGTAATCCAGGGCGAAGTAGTGCCCGAACTCCTCGAACAGGCAGTACGGCGGGCCGTAGCAGAGGCCGAGCCGGTCAGGGCGACGGTTTTCGAGACGGATGGCCAGGTTTTCCAACGAGCGCTTGAGGATCCGCCGATCGAGGTTCCCTTTCACGACCTCAGGCACTTTCCGGATCCTATTCAGGAGGCATACCGCTTCGCTGAATCCATCCGGCGCACGCCGATGCCGCCCACAGGTCCACTATTCAGATTCGCATTATTCCGCACCGCGACGGACGAGTTCTACTGGTTATTGTGTTTTCACCATCTTGTCACCGACGGATTCGGGACGGTGCTTTTCGCCAATCGGGTGGCGGCCGTCTATTCCGCGCTCATTTCCGGTACACCGGTAGCGCCCACCTTCTTCGGTTCGCTGCAAGAGCTGGTTTCCTGGGAAACAGAATACGAGGCTTCTGAGAACTACTCCGAGGATTTAGCGTATTGGCGTGAAAACCTACCACCGGAAAGTGCGTCGCATTATGGCGTCACACACTCGGAGGACGGGCGCGACGAATCCTCGGTTTCCGACTCGGTCAAATTAGACCCTGGGATCGTTGATCGCGTTCACGAGTTGTCTAACGCGTTGAGCATGCGCCGCTCGTCGGTCATTACCGCGGCATGCGCGCTGTTAGTACGGGCCTGGTGCGCAGAGCGCTCACAAGTGGTGCTCGATTTCTTTGTCAGCAGACGAACGACTCCCGAGTCGGCGACCTTTCCGGGGATGGTCTCCGGGTTTGTCCCGCTGGTGTTGACGGTTTCGCCGGGATCGACGGTCGCCGGCTTCTGTGAGCATGTCGACACGCGGATACGCGAAGCGCTGCAGCACCAAAGGTTCCCCGTGCATGTTCTGGAACGCAAAGCGCAGGCCAGCGGTCCGAGACACGTGTCACAGAGGGTAGGTGTCAACTTCGTCCCGTCGATAACCCTCGTGCCTTTTGGCGACGCTCCCGCGTCCGGGATGGTGACTCGCTTCGGTCGCGTGAACCACTTCGGACTGTTCTTCTTGAACGACAACGGCCAGCTCGCGTTGAGCACGGCCGGTGCTGGGCAGCCTTTGTCGAACTTCGACGTCCCCGAGCTGGCAGAGCGATTGCAGCAGGTGCTGGCCGCGATGACCGCCGACCCGAGCCGGCCGTTGTCGTCGGTGGATCTGCTCGACGGGACTGCGCTCGAGCGCTTGGACATGTGGGCGAATCGGGCGGTGCTGACTGGGCAGTCGGCCACGCCGCAGTCGATTCCGGCGGTGTTTGCCGCGCAGGTGGCGCAGCGCCCGGATGCGGTGGCGTTGACCTTCCAAGACCGCGCCATGACGTATCGCGAGCTCGATGATGCGTCGAATCGGTTGGCGCACTTGCTGGCTGATCACGGCGCCCGTCCCGGGGGGTGTGTGGTGCTGCTGTTGCCGCGCTCGGCCGAGGCGATCGTGGCGATTCTGGCGGTGCTCAAAACGGGGGCCGCCTATCTGCCCATCGACCCCGCGCATCCGGCCGCGCGGATCGAGCTCCTGCTCGCTGACGCCGCCCCGACCGCCGCCGTCAGCACCGCCGAGCTGCGCTCACGGTTGGACGGACACGACTTCGCGGTAATCGACGTCAACGATCCAGCGCTAGATGCCCAGCCCGCCACCGCGTTGCCGCCGCCAGCGGCGGACGATATCGCCTACCTGATCTACACCTCCGGCACCACCGGCGTCCCCAAGGGCGTGGCCATCACCCACCACAACGTGATCGCCCTGCTGAGATCAGTGCACGACGAACTCGCGTCTCCGCAGGTGTGGTCGCAGTGGCATTCGTATGCGTTTGATGTGTCGGTGTGGGAGATCTGGGGTGCCCTGTTGCGCGGTGGCCGGCTGGTGGTGGTGCCCGACTCGGTGGTCCGCTCTCCCGAAGACTTCCATGCCTTGCTGGTTGCCGAGCAAGTCAGCGTATTGAGCCAGACCCCGTCGGCGTTCTATGCGCTGCAAACCGCCGACACGCAGCACCCGGAACTGAGCAAGCAGCTGAGCCTAGAGGCCGTCGTGTTCGCCGGGGAGGCGCTGGAACCGCAGCGTCTTCGGCCGTGGCTGGGCCACCATCCGAGAGCGCCACGGTTGATCAATATGTATGGCACCACCGAGACCACGGTGCACGCGTCATTCCGCGAGATCGTCGCCGCCGATGTGGACAGCGGCGGCAGCCCGGTGGGGGTGCCGCTGGCGCACCTCGCATTCTTCGTGCTGGATGGCTGGCTGCGTCCGGTGCCGGCGGGGGTGGTCGGTGAGTTGTATATATCGCCGGCGCGGGCCTGGGGGCGGGGTATTGGCGGCGGGCGGGGTTGACCGCGTCACGGTTTGTGGCGTGCCCGTTCGGTGACCCGGGGCAGCGGATGTATCGGACCGGGGATTTGGTGTGTTGGGGCGCCGACGGGCAGTTGCAATACCTGGGCCGCGCCGATGAGCAGGTGAAGATCCGCGGGTATCGCATCGAGCTGGGCGAGGTGGAGGCGGCGTTGGCCGCGTTGGAGGGGGTGGAGCAGGCGGTGGTGATCGCCCGCGAGGACCGTCCCGGTGATAGGCGCCTGGTGGGTTATGTGACCGGGGCCGTTGATCCGGCCGGGCTTCGCGAGCAGCTGGCCCAGCGGCTGCCGGGCTACATGATTCCGGCCGCGGTGGTGGTGGTGGAGGCGTTGCCGTTGACGGTCAACGGCAAACTCGACAAACGCGCGCTGCCGTTACCGGAATACGCCGACACCGACCGCTACCGCGCCCCGGCTACTCCCACCGAGGAGATTTTGGCCGGCATCTACGCCGAGGTGCTTGGGCTCGAGCGGGTCGGTGTCGATGACTCGTTTTTCGATTTGGGCGGGGACAGCATTTTGTCGATGCAGGTGGCCGCGCGCGCTCGTGCCGCTGGTGTGCTGTGTCGGCCGCGTGATGTGTTTGTTGAGCAGACCGTGGCCCGGCTGGCTGGGGTGGCCAAGGTGGCCGATGGTGTCCAGGGGCCGGTTGATGAGGGTGTGGGGTCAGTCGCGCCGACTCCGATCATGTGCTGGCTGGCCGGTATGGGGGGGCCGGTGGAGCAGTTCAGCCAGACGATGGTGCTGCAGGCTCCGGCGGGGGTTTCCGAGGCCGATGTGGTGGTGTTGGTGCAGGCGTTGGTGGATCGGCATGCCATGCTGCGGGCCCGCGTCGTTGATGATGGCGCTGGGGGTTGGGTGCTGGAGGTGCCCGAGGCCGGGTCGGTCGATGCGCTCGGGTGCCTGCACATCGTGGAGGTGTTGTCTGATGAGGCGCTGATAGAGGCGCGCTCGCGGCTGGATCCGGCAGCCGGGGTGATGCTGACCGCGCTGTGGGTGGCCTCGACGGGCCAGTTGGCGTTGCTCATCCACCATCTGGCTGTCGACGGGGTGTCGTGGCGGATTCTGTTGGATGACCTCAACACCGCCTGGGCTCAACGTTGCGCTGGCCAGGCTGTGGTGTTGCCGGTGTCGGGGACGTCGTTTGCCCGCTGGTCGGTGCTGTTGGCCGAGTACGCGCACCATCCCGATGTCGTGGCCCAGGCCGAGGTGTGGCGCCAAGTGGCGGCGGCGTCCCCAGTGCTGCCCGCGGTGCGCCCTGAGGTTGACACGTTTGCCACGGCTGGGCGCCTTTCGCAGGAGTTGGACGTCGAGACCACGCGGATGCTGCTCGGTGAGTGCCGGCGGCGTTTCACGCCGGAGTGCACGAGATCTTGGTGATCGCGTTCGGGCTGGCGCTCGCTGAGTTTTTAGGCCACCACGGTGTGCCGATCGGGATCGATGTGGAGGGTCATGGCCGCCAGGAGGACCTGGCCCCCGATGTCGATCTGTCGCGCACGGTGGGCTGGTTTACCACCAAATACCCGGTGGCGTTGACGGTGACCCCGCCGGCGTGGGGGCAGGTCGTCGGCGGCGAGGCGACGCTGGGGGTGGTGGTCAAAGCCGTCAAAGAGCAGCTGGCCGGCCTGCCCGATGGTCTGACCTATGGTTTGCTGCGGTATTTGAACCCTGACGTTGACCTGGCCGGGGTCGACCCGCCGATCGGGTTCAACTATTTGGGGCGGCTGGGTGTGTCGACGGCCGAGAGCTCCGATGGGCTGTGGCGGGTCAGCGGGGACGCGTTGTCGTTGACCGCCGCCACCGTTTTGCCCCTGCCGCTGGCGCACACCCTGGATCTCAACGCGGGCACCGTCGACACCGACACCGGCCCGTGCCTGCACGCCCACTGGGCGTGGGCACCCTCAGTGTTTGATCGAACCCAGGTCAGCCGGCTTGCCCGGTTGTGGTTTGAGGCCTTGGCCGGTATTTGCGCGCTTGTGCGTGCCGGTGGTGGCGGGTTGACGCCGTCGGATGTGGCGCCGGCCCGGCTGACCCAGCAGCAGATCGACCAGCTCGAGCAGCGCTACCGGATCGCTGACGTGCTGCCGTTGACGCCGCTGCAGCAGGGACTGCTGTTTCACGCCAGCACCGCACAGGGCGACGACGACCTGTATGTGTTGCAGTTGGAGCTTGCGGTGGCGGGCCCGCTTGACCCTGATCGGCTGCGCGCCGCCGTCCAGCTGGTGGTGAGCCGGCATCCGAACCTGGTGAGCCGAGTCTGCGACCAGTTCGACGAGCCGGTGCAGGTCATCCTGGCCGATCCCGCGCCGGGGTGGCGCTATGTCGAAGTCGATGGTGGCGGCGTCGATGAACAGATCGCGCGGCTGTGCGCGGCCGAGCGGGCCGCGGTGCGTGATCTGGCTGAGCAGCCGGCGTTTCGGGTCGCGCTGATTCGCATCGGCGACGAGCGGCACCGGATCGTGGTGACCGTCCACCACGTTGTGGCCGACGGGTGGTCGCTGCCGATCGTGGTGCAACAGATGTTCGTCGGCTACCAGGGGCAGCGGCTGCCCATACCCGCGCCTTATCGCGACTTTGTCGCCTGGCTGGCCGGTCGTGATCTTGATACTGCCCGCGCCGCGTGGCGTGAGGTGTTCGATGGTTTTGACACCCCGACGCTGGTGAGCCCGCCGGGCAGATCAGGACGGGGGCGCCGAGGCGTGGCATTGTTTCGGGTGCCGGCTGAGACCACCCGGGCGATCACTGCGTTGGCGCGCGCCAGTCATACCACCGTCAACACGGTGTTGCAGGCCGGGTTTGCGCAGTTGCTGATGCTGGTGACCGGCCATCAGGATGTCGCGTTTGGCACGACGGTGTCGGGCCGGCCGGCCGAGGTGGCTGGCGCCGAGGCGATGGTGGGTTTGTTGATCAACACGGTGCCGGTGCGCGCGCGCGTCACAGCGGCCACCACGACCAGCGGGCTGCTCGACCAGCTGCACGGCACCCACAACCACACCCTGGAGCACCAGCACCTGGCACTTGCCGAGATTCACCGGGTCAGTGGCCACGACCAGCTGTTTGACACCTTGTTCGTGTTCGAGAACTACCCCCTAGACACCGCCGCGTTAGCGAGCGGGGAGGGGTTGACCGTCACCGGGTTCACCAACCGCGAATACAACCACTATCCCCTTGCGGTGCAAGCCTTTCCCGGCAGTGAGCTGGGCCTGCGGGTGGAGTTCGACACTGATGTGTTCGACACCGCCAGCATCGAAACACTCGTCAAGCGGTTGCAGGCGGTGTGGGCTGCCATGGCCAGCGATCCGGGGCGGCGGCTCTCGTCGATCGATGTGTTGCAGCCTGCTGAGCTAGCCTGCCTCGATGAATGGGGCAACCAGGCCGTGTCGGCCCGGCCCGCCACCGCGACGGTATCGATTCCAGCAATGTTCACCGAACAAGTCGCGCGCACCCCGACGCGGTGGCCGTGGTCTGTGGTGAGTGCTCGACGACCTACCGGGAACTCGACGAGACCGCCAACCGGTTGGCACACCTGCTGGCCGACCGTGGGGTGGGCCCGGGGCAGCGG
This Mycobacterium xenopi DNA region includes the following protein-coding sequences:
- a CDS encoding MbtH family protein, whose product is MGINPFDDDNGNFLVLLNDEEQHSLWPFADVSAGWRVVYGEAGRAACLHYVEQNWTDIRPKSLRERLAGSRGIDN
- a CDS encoding class I SAM-dependent methyltransferase, producing MGVVVDGRAVDRTNLHRVWKVVLVGIAVIVAIACCFVPVIAVALGLFVVLLLCARLVYPRRDRYIPNLYARDIDTYDPEYRAFIRGTISNLRRHRIRSHTLLWEAAQLPAASIDNAQELLLDLGVWIGWSTRLISDVCGRTVYGFDTFSGLVEDWELEDLTVLKRGSFSLSQPLAQRFVRDTGVTLHDGVPDALGRNVEFIKGSTYDTLAPFLAERPGAPIRLFHMDLDTYESCLHALETCKDRFVEGSILVFDEYLVTSSEMRAFYEFQRRYQLEWRYRAWGLEIMEMNIEMIPGRWKRLWYYFTAIAFYWLLADGRYVWMPFSKRFWRFWLGAPLSDIVFMLGAAGQRKSVSLEITGLGKLERERDRI
- a CDS encoding acyltransferase family protein — encoded protein: MKLGQAFDPRRNALNAWRLTLATGVILWHSFPLTGHHIAFQPVHQLLRDAWVDGFFAISGFLITWSWLSNPRLCTYLVARGLRILPGLWLCLIITAFVIAPVSVAIQGGPAAKLLLSRAPLEYVLKNCAVLMAQLDVGGTPRGVLFAGNWNGSLWTLIFEVLCYIAVAVLGLVGLLNRRWFIPAALALMLFWSTRLPPWYLFAENPAAPQQHVDAAKSLAVAEASAARLFTMFFAGALLYQFRNVIPARWSLVAVCFAVVIAASALPNYRLIGAIPLAYAIIVSGTLIRHKRLRLRTDFSYGVYIYAFPVQQLLIIGGLGTVNPIVFAIIAAIATFPLAALSWFLVEKPALSLKARLKQKSIAKSAERGPTQPVPGPDQPELAEPHHPGQ